The following coding sequences lie in one Epinephelus moara isolate mb chromosome 17, YSFRI_EMoa_1.0, whole genome shotgun sequence genomic window:
- the vgf gene encoding neurosecretory protein VGF — MIGYHNASSALTLLVLLTGASFLHLSTPNPIITPGDVDSPHRDTPPVKEEETRSIQKEEAEEEEELFKDVDPKTLAAVLLEALNRSQVEKRREGAEHAGVEEEMKAEMGEVKKGEAYREVRTMKGADRDRDGRQELELLMAAQGKEQEREEEEERKKAQEEEEKMTEKVTSRTTSQTVQVQTEQQSSRLDVRGEKGQGATSQQGPNSPEQGSNEEEEQLSPEELKNLETMMKEFPRLNTATKREGDSEQNQRESRGYSSYNDIIPLNKGNDLAMSKKKLKWQEETQKGLNFPTFRGGNFMDDFEDNNYAGSNAEQSKPPAEQEVMEDDEPEEEEEEEEDEEVLSPEEEEARAKAEQEEMRRQAAEAQRAKMEEEKLADIASDMLLRYMVKQNNGNKKYGSSLSNAAEDKRSDEEEEVTEEDDIDPQTIDKLIEISNKLHLPADDVVDIISDVEKKKKKDVPPDMTSRWQRPPPPLSSSFSSTNGFLASQIPTNQNSFPVSKQPSPAVNLLKTWLQEKSQTKSQDLWSKPAKPLLANQNRWPKPQKPLSIKQDYWLKSPKSVWTGYPLYPYTYPSYYQRKLYPDYYPIYFPPPPRPKPRYFVPKPALTPNNFLGNSVDDSYSFPPKRRYHSWVQPRLRNPPSGLQLRPYYTSYRFQPVPIPKPRSPPRISAIPPQQKFYYSAPAAPAVTRNKDYGAGKQPESNNNDDLEKYIQQILMKRPMLD, encoded by the coding sequence ATGATTGGGTACCACAACGCCTCAAGTGCCCTTACCCTCCTAGTCCTCCTTACAGGGGCTTCCTTCCTCCATCTGTCCACCCCCAACCCGATCATCACCCCTGGAGATGTCGATAGCCCACACAGAGATACTCCTCCTGTGAAGGAAGAGGAGACACGATCAATACAGAAAGAAgaggcagaagaagaagaggagctcTTTAAAGATGTGGATCCCAAAACACTAGCAGCAGTTTTACTGGAGGCACTGAATCGCTCACAAGTagagaaaaggagggagggagcggaGCACGCTGGGGTGGAAGAAGAAATGAAGGCTGAGATGGGAGAGGTTAAAAAAGGAGAAGCTTACAGAGAAGTGAGGACAATGAAgggagcagacagagacagagatggacgGCAGGAGTTGGAGCTGCTGATGGCTGCACAGGGGAAGGAgcaggaaagagaggaggaagaggagaggaagaaagctcaggaggaagaggagaagatgaCAGAAAAGGTGACCAGTCGTACCACAAGTCAGACAGTCCAGGTCCAAACAGAGCAGCAGTCCTCTCgtttagatgtgagaggggaGAAAGGGCAAGGTGCCACCTCTCAGCAGGGGCCCAACAGCCCTGAGCAAGGAAgcaatgaggaggaggagcagctcaGCCCAGAGGAGCTGAAGAACCTGGAGACTATGATGAAGGAGTTTCCACGTTTGAACACAGCCacaaagagggagggagattcAGAGCAAAACCAGAGAGAAAGCAGAGGTTACAGCAGCTACAACGACATCATACCACTCAACAAAGGCAACGACCTCGCCATGTCTAAGAAGAAACTGAAATGGCAGGAGGAGACACAGAAAGGCCTGAACTTCCCAACATTCAGGGGAGGAAACTTTATGGATGACTTTGAGGACAATAATTACGCTGGCAGCAATGCTGAACAGTCCAAACCTCCGGCAGAGCAGGAAGTGATGGAGGATGATGaaccagaggaggaggaggaggaggaggaagacgaagaGGTGTTGAgtcctgaggaggaggaagctcGGGCTAaagcagagcaggaggagatgaggaggcAGGCGGCCGAGGCTCAGAGAGccaagatggaggaggagaagttGGCCGACATTGCCTCAGACATGCTGCTGCGCTACATGGTCAAACAGAACAACGGGAACAAGAAGTATGGCTCATCTTTATCCAACGCCGCTGAGGACAAAAGGTCCGACGAGGAAGAGGAAGTGACGGAAGAGGATGATATCGACCCCCAGACCATCGACAAGCTGATTGAGATCTCCAACAAGCTCCATCTCCCTGCTGACGACGTGGTGGATATCATCAGCGAtgtggagaagaagaagaagaaagacgtGCCGCCTGACATGACGTCTCGTTGGCAGCGACCTCCACCTCCGCTGTCTTCTTCATTCTCATCAACCAATGGGTTCTTAGCATCGCAGATTCCAACCAATCAAAATAGCTTCCCTGTCTCTAAGCAACCCTCACCAGCTGTCAATCTCCTCAAAACATGGTTACAGGAGAAATCGCAAACCAAATCACAGGATCTCTGGAGCAAACCTGCCAAGCCTCTGTTAGCCAATCAGAATCGCTGGCCCAAACCTCAGAAGCCTCTGTCAATTAAACAGGACTACTGGCTCAAATCACCCAAGTCTGTTTGGACTGGCTACCCTTTGTACCCCTACACATACCCGTCCTACTACCAGAGGAAACTGTACCCAGACTACTACCCCATCTATTTTCCTCCTCCCCCGAGACCCAAACCCCGTTACTTCGTCCCCAAACCAGCTCTTACCCCCAACAACTTCCTGGGAAATTCCGTGGATGACTCCTACTCTTTCCCTCCCAAACGTCGTTACCACAGCTGGGTCCAACCTCGGCTGAGAAACCCACCTTCAGGCCTCCAGCTGAGGCCTTACTACACCAGCTACAGGTTTCAGCCAGTACCCATCCCCAAACCCCGTTCCCCCCCCCGAATTTCTGCAATCCCTCCTCAACAGAAGTTTTATTACTCAGCCCCTGCAGCACCCGCAGTGACGAGAAACAAAGATTATGGGGCTGGAAAGCAACCagaaagcaacaacaatgaCGATCTGGAGAAATACATACAGCAGATTCTTATGAAGAGACCGATGTTGGACTGA